Proteins encoded together in one Kutzneria kofuensis window:
- a CDS encoding TAXI family TRAP transporter solute-binding subunit: MRRRTFLTAALAGALATGCSTSGPTRSLTIAAGEAGGFYLAFGRLLADQINATQPWLQCTAVETTASLANIDLLRTGKADLALVLADTARAAGSGQAPFTSAVDLRALGRVYENYLQLVVRNDSPLSTVSDLDGRTVSLGAAGSGASLTGDRIIAAAGITPRVQHLPLADAVSALAAGTIDALLWSGGVPTPALAKLDSSVGIRLLPLDGVLPALRSRHGMLYEQLPVPSGGYRFVHQVPTIGVANLLVGLPTLPDDVAAAVVRVLVERADQLVPGEALGTQFLDIRTLIGTADLPLHPGAAEAYRQLHG; encoded by the coding sequence ATGAGGCGCCGTACCTTCCTCACGGCCGCCCTGGCCGGTGCCCTCGCCACCGGATGCAGCACGTCCGGGCCGACCCGGTCACTGACCATCGCCGCCGGCGAGGCCGGCGGCTTCTACCTGGCGTTCGGCCGGCTGCTGGCCGACCAGATCAACGCCACGCAGCCGTGGCTGCAGTGCACCGCCGTGGAAACGACCGCCAGCCTGGCCAACATCGACCTGCTCCGCACCGGCAAGGCCGACCTGGCCCTGGTCCTCGCCGACACCGCCCGCGCCGCCGGCTCCGGCCAGGCGCCGTTCACCTCGGCCGTCGATCTCCGCGCCCTCGGCCGCGTGTACGAGAACTACCTGCAACTGGTCGTCCGCAACGACTCGCCGCTCTCGACAGTGTCCGATCTGGACGGCCGAACCGTCTCGCTGGGCGCCGCCGGCTCCGGCGCCTCGCTGACCGGCGACCGCATCATCGCGGCCGCCGGCATCACCCCTCGGGTGCAACACCTCCCCCTCGCCGACGCCGTGTCCGCCCTCGCCGCCGGCACCATCGATGCCCTGCTGTGGTCCGGCGGCGTCCCCACCCCCGCCCTGGCCAAGCTCGACTCGTCCGTGGGCATCCGCCTGCTCCCCCTCGACGGCGTCCTCCCGGCCCTGCGCTCCCGCCACGGCATGCTGTACGAGCAGCTCCCCGTGCCCTCCGGCGGCTACCGCTTCGTGCACCAGGTCCCCACCATCGGCGTCGCCAACCTCCTCGTCGGCCTGCCGACGCTGCCCGACGACGTCGCCGCGGCGGTGGTTCGGGTGCTGGTCGAGCGGGCCGACCAGCTGGTGCCGGGGGAGGCGCTGGGCACCCAATTCCTCGACATCCGCACGCTGATCGGCACCGCCGACCTACCGCTGCACCCCGGCGCCGCCGAGGCCTACCGGCAGCTCCACGGCTAG